Sequence from the Actinomyces slackii genome:
GCGGCGCAAGGACCTGGCCGAGGCCGAGGGCAAGGCCGGGGAGAACTCCGAGTCGATGCTCGTGGCGCAGCTCGTCATCGCGATGGGCTTCATCATCTTTCTGGTCTACCCGGCACTGGCCGGGATTATGGGCAATATGTAGTTGCCCTCACAGTTGTACGCCTATCCACAACAGGAAGAGAAACGGATCATGATCAAGCTTCTATGCACTCTGCAGATCCTCGCCGGAAACGTGTGTGAGCGGGTGACGGCGCGCCTGGGAGGGGAGCGCGGTGCCTCCACGGTCGAGTGGGTCATCATCACCGGCTTCCTCATCGTGGTGGCCGCCGTCGTCGGCCGCGCCGTGATCCGCCTGGTCACCGACGCCTCGAGCAACCTTCAGATCCCGCGTCCGACCTGAGCGGCTCATCGGCAGAACCGGCGGACCCCTGACATGCTTCTCCGATCGCGCCTTCGTCGCCTGCGGGAGGAGGCGGGTGCCTCCAGTGTGGAGCTGCTCGTCTTCTTCCCCCTGCTCATGCTCATCGTGCTCATGACGGTTCAGGTCGCCCTGAGCTGGTACGGCAATGAGGTGGCCAGAACCACCGCCCGCGAGGTGGCCAGGCAGGTCCGCGGCGGTGACAGCCCGGCCGTCGCCCAGGTAGAGGGCGTGGCCTACGCCCGCCGGGTCGGGGGCGGCGCGCTGCAGGACGTCGTCGTCGATGTGACCGTGCGGGGCCAGGAGGTCTCCGTGGAGGTCTCCGGGGAGTCCATGGATATCGTCGCCGGATTCGCCCCGCGCGTCACGGCCACGGTGACCTCGCAGATCGAGAGCTTCAGGGAGGACCGATGAGTGGGCTGACTCGCTGGGCCAGGGCCCTGCGGAGGGCCGAGGCCGGGACGATGTCCGTGGAGATGATCGTCATGGTGCCGGTGCTGCTGCTCATCATCCTGGTGGCGGTGGCCGGTGGCCGCCTGGTCTCGGCCGAGGGCATGGTTCAGGCGGCCTCGCGCGACGCCGCCCGCGCGGCCTCCATGGAGCGCTCCTCCTTCGCCGCGTCGGCGGCCGCCAACGCCAGCCTGGCCCAGGCTGATACCGCCGGCGCCGCCTGCAGCTCGACCACCAATGTGGGCTCATTCGGTCGCGGCGGGAGAGTGGAGGTCACGGTCAGGTGCCGTGTGACCCTGGCCGATCTGGGCCTGGTCTTCCTTCCCGGGGCGACCACCGTGACAGCACGATCCACGGCCCCCGTGGACACCTGGAGAGGATCGAGATGATGACACGCAGCCCACGGCATGCGGGGCGCGGAGGCGAGCGGGGATCGGTGTCGGTCTTCACCGTCATCATCGCCGCCACCCTCATGCTCGTGGCCGGACTGTGCATTGAGGGCGGCCGCGTCCTCAACGCCAGGGCCACCATGACCGACCACGCCGAGCAGGCCGCCCGAGCCGGGGCTCAGAACCTGGCTGACAGCGGTCTGCGCGGAACCGCGGCCATCACCCTGGACGCCCCGGCGGCCTCAGCCTCCGCCCGCGCCTACCTGGACGGCGTGGGGCATACCGGCGACTCCAGGGTCACGGTGTCCTCGCAGACGGTCAGCGTGACCGTCGAGGACGAGGTACCGACCACCATGCTCAGGCTGGTGGGCATGAGCTCCGTCCACGTGACGGCCACCGGGAAGGCCCGGGCCGCCGTCGGCATCTTCGAGGAGGACAAGCCGTGAACGCACGCACCGCCACCATCGGGCCGGAGCGATTCCGGGTCCCCACGGGCCAGGACAGGCCCTCACCACTGCGCTCGATCCTGGCCGGCCTGGTGCTGCTGCTCATCATCGTCGGGCTGCCCGTGCTCATGCTCCAGTTCCTGGGCCTGCCGCCGATCCCCACCAGCCTCGACGCCTCGCTGCTCATGCAGCAGGTCTCCGTCACGGTGCTGATGGGGGTGCTCATCTGGGTGCTGTGGCTGGCCTGGCTGCAGTTCACGGTGTGCACCGTCGTCGAGCTGGTCTCGGCGCTGCGGGGGCGGGGAGTGCCCGCTCATGTGCCGCTGTCCGGGGGACCCCAGGCGCTGGCCCGCAAGCTGGTGACTGCCATGCTCCTGGTCAGCGCCATGGCCGCCCCCGCGGCCGCTGCCGCACCGGTCCTGCCCGCCCAGGCCCCCGCCGGGGTCCAGGCGCAGGTCGAGGCCTCCGGGCAGACGGCATCGCAGGCCGCGCCCGCCTCCGCCCCAGGGGACTCCACGCAGGACCCGCAGGCCCGTCCGGCCGAGGGCGTGCGCTACATGCTGGGGGACATCGAGCTCGATGCCCAGACCGGCGCCGAGCTGGAGGGCAAGCGCGTCTACGTGGTCCAGCCCCCCGACGGCCGGTACCACGACAACCTCTGGGACATCGCCGAGCGCAACCTGGGGGAGGGGCGCTCCTACCCGGAGATCTACGATCTCAATGTGGGCCGCCTCCAGCCCGACGGGCGCTCCCTGGAGCTGGCCCGCCTCATCCAGCCCGGCTGGCTGCTGGTCATGCCCGAGTCGGCGGAGTCGGTTGATCGCGTCGTGGCCGTCCCGGTGACCAACCCCGCCCCGCCCCCGCCCGCGCCCCAGGAGCCGGCTCCCACCGCTCAGGAGCAGGGCGCCGCCCACGCGCTCATGACCCAGGACATCGCTCCCGCCCAGGTGCCCGCCGTCGGCTCCCTGCTGGCGGCCTCCCTGGTGGCCATGCTCGCCCGCAGGCGCCGTCAGTGGCTGGTGCCGACCATCAGCGAGGAGGCCGCGGAGGTCGAGCGCCTCCTGAGGGTGGGCGCCGATGAGCAGCGCTGCCGACGCCTGGACGCGGTGCTGCGCTCCTTGAGCGAGATGCCCGAGCAGCCCCGGCCCTACGCCGTGGCCATCAGCGACGCCGCCTGCTACCTGCGCCTGTCCCGCCCCATCCCCGTGGCCCCCCACCCCTGGCAGGTCCAGGACGAGGGGCTGACCTGGGCGCTTCCCGCCGGGCGCGAGCCCAGCCCCTCGGGGGCGGCCTCCCCGCTGCCCGGCCTGGTGACCATCGGGCGGGACGCCGCGGGCACGGACATCCTCATCGACCTGGCCTCCGCCGACGGCGAGGTCTGCGTGACCGGTGACCCCACCATGGCCGCCGAGGTCGTGGGGGCGCTCGCCCTGGAGCTGTGCACCAACCCCTGGTCGGATCAGGCCACGGTGGCCGGCGCCGGGCTGCCCCCCGCCCTGCACCGCATGACCGCCGGGCGCCTCCAGGACCCCGCCTCCCTCGCCGCCTCGCCGGCTCAGCCCAGCCCCGCCGACGCCGTCCTGACCGGTCCGCGGGCCCAGGCCGCGACCACCTTCATGCTGGTGGCGGGGCAGGATGTCCTCCCGCCCCTGCCCCCCGGCCGCAGCACCGCCCTGGTGCGCACCGGCACGGGCCGCGACTCGCGGTGGCGCATCGAGATCGACGCCTCGGGGACGGCCCACATCGACCCGCTGGGCATCACGGTCAGGGCCACGCGAGCCACGGAGTCGGAGCTGGCGGCCCTGGAGGAGATCTTCGCCGTGGAGGTCCCGGTGGACAGCAGCCGCCCGCCCATCCCCGACCCGCCCCAGCCCCCGGTGGTCGCCGCGGCGCTGCGTGCCGCGCCCGTGCGCATCCAGATCCTGGGCCAGACCCTGGTGGAGGCAGGCGGCACCGTGGATCGGGCGCGCCGCTCCATCCTGACCGAGGCCGCGATCTGCGTGGCCCTCCACCCCGAGGGGATCCGCCCCGATGCTCTGGGCGCGATGCTCTGGCCGCTGGGCGTGACGGGGGACGTCGTGTCCTCCCTCATCGAGCGCCTGCGCGATTGGCTGGGGCATGACGCCGATGGCTCCCCCCACGTGCGCCAGGACTCCCAGGGCCGTTTGTGGATGGGGCCGGGCGTGGTCATGGACTGGGATGTGCTGCGCTCGCTGCTGCAGCTGTCGCGCTTCTGCCCCCCTGATCGGGAGATCGAGCTGCTCAAGGAGGCGCTGCGCCTGGTGCGCGGCCCCGTGGGACGTGATGTCCCCGAGGGGCAGTACAGCTGGCTGGCCCGGGTGCGCACCGCCCACCAGGCCGACATCCTGGTTGTCGACGCGGCCCACCGCATCGTCGAGCTGACGGGGGAGACCGACCCCGACGGCGCGGCGGCGGCGGTGGACGCGGGCCTGCAGATGGTCGAGCTCAACCAGGAGCTGTGGCGCGACCGGCTGCGCCTGGCGGCCCGCAGGGGCCGCGGCGAGCTGGAGCGGGATGTCCAGTCCCTCCTGGATGCCAGTGGCCTGGACGATCTCATGCTGCTGGACCCGGCGACGGCCGCCCTCGTGGAGGATCTGGCCCCCGGTATCTCCGTGCGCCGCATCCCCGCATAAGGAGTCCGCTGTGCAGCTCCTCATCTCGGTCGTGCGCTCCGGGGAGCCGGAGGCCCGGCCCCAGGATCTCATTGTCGCCGCCCAGTCCGACTCCACGGTGGGCGACCTGGCCGCGGTGCTGGCCAACCGCCTTCCCGCCCCGGTGGAGTCCGGCGCCCTGCGGCTGGTGGTCGAGGGCGGCGAGCGGCTGCAGGAGGAGGCCTGCGACCTGTGGGTCGGCTCCACCCTCCTGGATCCTCAGGCCCCCCTGGGCGGAGGGCCGGTCCATGACGGGATGCTCCTGGGCCTGGGGGGAGCGCTGGCCGACGACGTCGAGCCCGGCGGCGTCGTCGAGCTGCGGGTGGTCTCAGGGCGAGGCGCCGGGGCGGTTCATCGCCTGAGCCTGGGGCGCTACACCTTGGGCGGCCCCGGCTGCGACATCGCCCTGGAGGGCGTTGAGGAGATGGTGGCGAGCCTGGCGGTCCAGGCCGGCGGCCAGGTCCTCATCACGGCGCGAGAGGAGGTCGCCCAGCGCATGGCCGAGCCCCCGCATCCGCGCCGTCGCCCCCTGCCAGGGCCCCTCGTGCTCGCCACCGAGGCCGGGCAGGAGGAGGCCGAGCCCCCCAAGCGGCGCAAGAAGCGCCGTCGGGACATCCAGGAGGACGAGGCCCCTCATCTCGAGGGGCGCGAGGAGCTGGACCCGGCCGCCCACCGGCATCTGGTGGAGCTCGAGCGCCGCCCGCTGGAGGAGGAGACCCTGTGGGAGGCCGGTGCGGTGCTCACCGTGGGGGAGTGCCTGCTGACGGTGGGGGCCGTGCCGGGCATCGATGCGGTGATGACCCCCACGCCGGGGGCCACGACCATCGACTTCAACCGGCCCCCGCGCCTGGCCCGCCCGGTTCGGCGCACCGAGTTCTCCCTGCCGCGCAAGCCGCAGCCGCCGCGCAAGCCGCCCATCCCCTTCGCGCTCATGATCTCCCCGATGGTCATGGGACTGGGCATGTACCTCATGACGCGGCGCGTCTTCTCCCTGATGTTCATGGTCCTGTCCCCGATCATGATGATCGCCAACCAGGTCCAGGGGCGCTCGAGCTCCAAGAAGACCTACCGCGACCAGATGAAGACCTATGAGGAGCAGCGCGAGGCCACGGAGAACGCCGCCTTCGTCGCCCTGACCGAGGAGCGGCGCCTGCGGCGCCTGGACTCTCCCGACCCGGCCGAGGTCATGCTGCGGGCCACGGGGCCGCGGGCGGATCTGTGGGAGCGCAGGCCCCGGGACCCCGACTGGCTGGAGCTGCGCGTGGGGACGGCCGACCTGGCCAGCGATGTGGTGCTGGAGGATCCGGAGCGGCCCCGCCATGAGGAGAAGCTGCGGTGGACGGCGCCGGATGTGCCCGTGACCCTGCAGCTGGCGGCGCTGGGGGTGGTAGGCATCGCCGGGGCGCAGCGGGACCTGGTCTCGATCTGGATGGCGGCCCAGGCCGCGGCCCTGCACTCGCCCGCCGAGCTGGAGATGGTGCTCATCATGGACCCGGGCCAGGAGGAGGCGGCGCGTGAGCGCTGGGCCTGGGCGCGCTGGCTGCCGCATCTGCGCAATCCCGAGGGCATGGGGGCGCGCGCCAGGATCGGGGCCGATGACGAGTCGGTGATGCGGCGCATCAATGAGCTGGCCGACCTGGTCGAGGCCCGCTCCGATAAGGACGGCGGCAGGGGCGCCGGGGGCAACCAGATCCTCGTGGTGCTCGACGGCGCCCACGCCCTGCGCCAGAGGCCCGGCATGATCCGGGTGCTGCGCGATGGCCCCGCGGTGGGGATCCGGGTGATCTGCATCGACGCGGAGCGCACCTCGCTCCCCGAGGAGTGCCGGGCCGTGGTCTCCACGGGGCCGGGCCTGCCCTCGGTGTCCCAGACGGATGTTGATGAGGTCGAGCATGTTCTTCTCGACCAGGTGCCCGCGGGCTGGTGCGAGCGGGTGGCCCGGGCGCTGGCCCCGGTCCATGACGTCTCGGCCTCGGGGGCGGAGGGGGCGATCCCCTCCAGCTCCCGGCTCCTGGATGTGCTGCCCATGCCCGAGCCCGAGGCTCAGACGGTGCTGCGCGCCTGGGAGCGGGTCAGCCGCACCACCAAGGCGCTGGTGGGGGAGGACGCCGAGGGCGAGTTCTGGCTCGATGTGCGCGCCGATGGGCCGCATGCGCTGGTGGCCGGGACCACGGGCTCGGGTAAGTCCGAGCTGCTGCAGACCATCATCGCCTCCCTGTGCGTGGGCAATACGCCGGAGTCGATGACCTTCGTCCTGGTGGACTACAAGGGCGGGGCAGCCTTCAAGGACTGCGCGCGACTGCCGCACACGGTGGGCATGGTCACCGACCTCGACGGGCACCTGACCTCCCGGGCGCTGGAGTCCCTGGGGGCCGAGCTGCGGCGCCGCGAGCACCAGCTGGCCGACGCCGATGCCAAGGACATCGAGGACTACGTGGCCTCCATGCAGCCCGGGGATGAGCCCATGCCGCGGCTGATGATCATCATCGACGAGTTCGCGGCGCTGGTGGCCGAGCTGCCGGACTTCGTCACCGGCCTGGTGGACATCGCCCGACGCGGCCGCTCTCTGGGCGTTCACCTGGTGCTGGCCACCCAGAGGCCGGCGGGCGTGGTCTCGGCGGAGATCAAGTCGAACACGAATCTGCGCATCGCCCTGCGGGTCACCGATGAGGGGGACTCCCAGGATGTCATCGAGCACTCCGCCTCGGCGCATATCCCGCCCTCGCTGCCGGGGCGGGCCTATGCCCGCCTGGGGCATGCCAGCCTCCGGCAGTTCCAGTCCTCCCGCGTGGGGGGCCGTCCGCGGGGGGCGACGCCGCGCGCCGAGCTGCGGGCGGCGGAGCTGACGCTCGGCGAGCTCTCGCGCCCCGAGGCCGCCGGGCCGGTGCTGGAGGAGGATGCCACGATCCCCACCGATCTGGCGACCCTGGTCAATGCCATGGGCTCGGCCTTCGCCTCCCTGGGGCGGCCCAAGCCGCACAGTCCGTGGCTGCCGCCGCTGCCGGAGATGGTCACCCTGGGGGAGCTGGAGCGCCTGGCCGATGAGGGCACCGGGCGCGTGCCCGCCCCGGTTGAAGAGGTCGAGGGCGACGGCGCTGCCGCAGAAGCGGGCGGGGTGGGAGAAGCCGGCGGGGCCGACTCCGGGGACCCGGTAGCCGAGGCTGTTCCGGAGGCCCCTGAGGCCCTGGAGCCGCTGGACGATCCCCGCCGGTCCGGGTTCCTGCCCCCGCTGCTGCTGGGGCTGGAGGATCTTCCCCGCGAGCAGGACCAGCGGCCCATGAGCTGGGATTACACGCGTGCCGGGCACCTGGGGGTGGCCGGGGGGCCGCGCTCGGGGCGCTCCTCGCTGCTGCGGGCGATCGCGGTGGCGGTGGCGCGCACGACCTCGGCCGCCGAGGTGCATATCTACGGCATCGATGCGGGCACGGGCGCGCTGCTTCCCTGTGTGAGCCTGCCGCATGTGGGGGCGGTGGTCACGCGCGACCAGCCCGAGCGGGTTCGCCGGCTCCTGGCGCTTCTGGGCTCGGAGGTCTCGCGCCGCCAGCAGTACCTGGCGGCCAATGGCTTCGCCTCGCTTGCCGAGCAGCGCCTGGCGGCCGGGCCCGAGGAGGCGATGTCCTACCTGGTGCTGCTCATCGACCGCTGGGACTCCTTCACCGCGACCTTCGAGTCCGTCGATGGCGGGGCCCTGCTGGAGGGCGTGGAGACGCTCATGCGCGAGGGGCCTGCCGTGGGCCTGCGCGTGGTGGTGGCGGGGGACCGCACGGTCTTCCGGGGGCGGTTCGGCATGATGCTGGAGGACCGTCTGGCCCTCAAGCTGCCCGCCGCTGAGGACTATGAGGTGATCGGGATGCGGGCCCGGGAGGTGCCCGTGACGATGCCGGTGGGCAGGGCGTTCCGCACGGGGACCTGGCCCAGGGAGGTGCAGCTGGCCATGCTCACCGAGCAGGCCGCGGGCACGGCCCAGGTGGCGGCGATCCATGAGGCGGGGCGGGAGTCCACGGCGCGCTGGGGCGAGATCCCCCGGGCCCAGCGGCCCGGGCGGGTCGATGAGCTGCCGGTGACGCTCTCGACGCGCGAGGCCCTGGACATGGGGCCCGAACTTCCGCCGGGTGCCTTCTCCCTGGCCGTGGGTGGCGACGATCTGGGGCTGATCCCCATGGCCATGGACGATATCGGCAATGGCGTCCTGGTGGCGGGCCCCAGGCGCTCGGGGCGCTCGACGGCCCTGGCCTTCGGCGCGCAGACGGCACTGGCCAATGGCCTGTCCGTCGCGCTGGTCCTGCCTCGCCGCTCCCCGCTGGAGGCCCTGTCCGCGCACCCGGGCGTGGTCGGCGTGCTCGGATTGGAGTCCACGGCGGCGGATCTGGAGGACCTGCTGCGCACGAATGGGCCCGAGACGCTGGTTGTCGTGGACGACTACGATCTTGTCGGCAATGACCATGTCATGTGCGCGGTCATGGAGAAGCATCTGCGGGACTGCCGGGACGCCCATGGAGGCATGCTGCTCTCCTCCGGCGTGGAGGAGGCCATGGCCATGTACGGGGGTCTTATGGTCAGGGTCAAGAGAGCGCGCACGGGCCTGGTGCTGGCGCCCCGCTCATCCGATGACGGCACGCTCCTGTCCGCGCGCCTGCCCCGCTCGGTCGGCGGGCCCGTGCCCAAGGGACGGGGCGTCATGATCACCACAAGCGGCTGGCAATGGGTCCAGGTGCCGCGGTTGGATTGAAAAATGAGTGTTGCATGAACGATCGCTGGAAGTATCGTTAGTATGAGAGGCACGTGAAATACGGATGTGACTGCTGGCCTGATCGCAGGCGTTCGCGCCTCGTCCTGTGCTACCATCGGCGCCGGTAGATAGTTAGGTTGTCACCTGGAGAGCGCATGACACAGGAAACCAACAAATATCGAGAGTCCGTCTCGCAGTACGCACAACTGACCCAGTTGTACCTGGACGATGTGAGTCCCAGTGGAGGCAATCCGTGCCAGAAGATCTGTGATTCGGTGACTAATGGGGCGTGGGAATCTCCCGCAGCCGACGATTGGGTGGTGGACATCGGAGACCTCGGGACAAGGATCAAGACGATCTTCACCAATCAGGACGACGAGGCGGATCGCGCGCTGGGGGAGGAGCCTGAAACAGTTGAGGTGCCTGGTGAGCATGAATGGAAAGCCACGTGGGTGAATCCCTTTATGTCCGGCGGTGGAACGTTGGGCGCCGCGCTGGCGATGGCGTAGTCCGTTTTTAGAGATCAGTTGTTTTTGAGAGAGAGATTATTGTGGCCACCAAGGTTGTTGTCAAAGTAGAAGAACTTCGTGGTGTCGCTAATGCGATGCGTACAAAAGCGACGGATGTCGAGTTCCGAGGGAGTAATCTGTCCCTTGGCGCTGACAGCCTCGAGACGGTCAGCTCGACGAGTCTGTCTACCTTGGCAACTGAGGTTCAGACGCTCCGCGATCATGCAACAGCCTTGGATGCGCGGGTTGACATGGCGATCATTCACAACACGGGGGACACTGGGAATGTCCCTCAAACGGGCACACTGTCATATGAGGTGCCCGGAAAGGACTCGACTGATCCTGTCGCGGTGCAGCAGCAACTGGGGACAACCATTGGTCAATTCGGTGGGGAAATCGCATCCTCTGGCCACAAGAGGAATGATCCCAGAATTGCCGTGCTCGAGTCGTATATGGGCAAATGGAACGCCAACCAGACTGTCATGGGGTCAATGTATGACGAATTGGGTGAGGAAGGCACTCTCGCATTGACCACAACGGTTGGCTTGCATACTGGAGTCAGGCCTGGGTCCAGTGACGAGCAGGTGGCAACCGCTAAAAAAACTCTTGAACTATTGAAGGCCGGGCTAAACACCGCGACAAGCGGCTGGTCTGACGAAAAGGCTGAGAAATTTGGAAAAAATTTGATCGATGTGGCCGTGAATGGCGTGTCCTCTAACTCTCGTTACGCCAAAGTCTCTTCAGGTGGCCCCCTGACTGAGGCGCTAGCATTCCTTGTCTATAATAACTCGGAGGCCTCTGGCTCCTTTATTTATGGTGCGGCAACGCCAAGCAGACTACCACGAGCGGAAGGCCGTCGAAGAAGGAAGGAAGAGTCCGTTCGAATTGATAGACACTTCGAAATTCCTTCCCCTTCTTTATGATAGAGAAGAGCTCAAGGTGGTGTATGATGCTCCCGCGTCCCTTATCAAAGATCTATCGTATCATCCTACTCAGGCATACGATTTTTTCATCGAGGATGCCGAGCGAGCCAAATATTGGGTCACTGAGCGCAAGTATAATGATGATTTTGCCGCCATCTCGCAGGCGCTCGAGACAGCTTCGACTAGTTACAACGTCGTGAAGAATCATCCGAGGGGTGCCGCAGAGATTGCTGCACTTGCCGTCAACGGATTAGGGGGGCGTCGGGACTTCGGTTATGTGGATAATCCCCATCTTACTAAGGATACAGTGGAGGGGGTTGCCGCTGCAGGCGCTCTCGCGCATATTCTCAAAACTTATATTCAGGGAATGAACTATTCCATCTTCGACAACGAGGACACAGGTAATCTTCGAAAAGTTTCAGAAGACCATGACGTCAACAATAATCCTTTGGGTATCATGCCTCGATTCGATGTTGATCGGTTATCCGAAGTGCTCAATATTGTTGGCAGGGACGGTGGGGCATTTCTTAAACTCCGAGAGGCTCAGAACTCCTACCAAGAAAAAATGATTCATAAAGATATGACTAATCCGGAGTTCAATGATGCCTCCCAACGCCTAGCCAAGACAGAAGGCTTTGTGGCGAGTTCTATTGGGACTGGCCAAATTAAGGATGCTCAGGCGCATGACGCTTACGTGAAGGCTTGGGTCGACCTGGCTGGAGCACCAGTTTCGGAACTTACTGGCCTGGCCTCCAAGTATGCAGGGCCTGCTGCACCGGTTGCTGGGTGGGCCTCAGACAAGATGATCGACGACCTGAAGAGTCGGGCCGAGAAAAAATGGGCCGATAGTACTGCTGCAACAACTGCCGACATGGAAAAGCAAGCCAACATTGCGATGCAGCAGTTCACTCGCAGCCTCCTTCTCTCTGCTGACGCTGACGGTCTCAATGGATACCAGAAAGGAGTAGAGTCATTGGGTTCGAGCAATGAGTCGGCGGTTCAAAACCCTGATGGTACGTATCGCCTTATGACGAGGGCCGAGTATAATGATCTTGTCGAGAGGGCAAGGACTGATAGCGCTGCCGCAGAGACGCTGGATAAAGTGAACAGCGACCTGTTGGACGTCGCGGGGAACAATGCGGGCTTCCTGCCCGCTGGTGCGACTAGGGGTGATGTTGAGGGGTCTTTCAAGGATCCTTTTAGCAAGTACTACTGAGAGACCCGGTTTAGTGGTTATGTTATTTAATTCCTGAGGTGTACTATGTGCGGTGCTCGCATATTGGTTCCAGCGTTGTTGCTTGCTCTTGTGGCCGGGTGTTCTCAGGAGGTTGATCGGCATGCGAAGGTCGCTGATTACATGCTGACTGTGCGCGACATCCAGGCTGCGCAGCGACGAACGATCATTGAATTTCAGCATGATTCCAGTTGCGGTGCGTTGAGAAGCGATCTCAATATTCCGTCGTCCCAAGACAGGGCTTTGCCGAGAACTACGGTTCAGATCTTGCTGCCTGAAGACGTGGTGGTTCTGCAGACGTTGATTGTTCGCTCGACTGCTATTGGTGATGGCATTAAAGACTACCATGCTGACATCGCATTATGTGAAGAATTCGCGTCGTGGCCTGTCAATGGTGGTCATGATGGCACGGAATTCTTCTCCGCTCTTCCGGCGGATACCCTGCCAAAAGG
This genomic interval carries:
- a CDS encoding TadE family protein is translated as MLLRSRLRRLREEAGASSVELLVFFPLLMLIVLMTVQVALSWYGNEVARTTAREVARQVRGGDSPAVAQVEGVAYARRVGGGALQDVVVDVTVRGQEVSVEVSGESMDIVAGFAPRVTATVTSQIESFREDR
- a CDS encoding TadE/TadG family type IV pilus assembly protein encodes the protein MSGLTRWARALRRAEAGTMSVEMIVMVPVLLLIILVAVAGGRLVSAEGMVQAASRDAARAASMERSSFAASAAANASLAQADTAGAACSSTTNVGSFGRGGRVEVTVRCRVTLADLGLVFLPGATTVTARSTAPVDTWRGSR
- a CDS encoding TadE/TadG family type IV pilus assembly protein; this translates as MMTRSPRHAGRGGERGSVSVFTVIIAATLMLVAGLCIEGGRVLNARATMTDHAEQAARAGAQNLADSGLRGTAAITLDAPAASASARAYLDGVGHTGDSRVTVSSQTVSVTVEDEVPTTMLRLVGMSSVHVTATGKARAAVGIFEEDKP
- a CDS encoding LysM peptidoglycan-binding domain-containing protein, which translates into the protein MNARTATIGPERFRVPTGQDRPSPLRSILAGLVLLLIIVGLPVLMLQFLGLPPIPTSLDASLLMQQVSVTVLMGVLIWVLWLAWLQFTVCTVVELVSALRGRGVPAHVPLSGGPQALARKLVTAMLLVSAMAAPAAAAAPVLPAQAPAGVQAQVEASGQTASQAAPASAPGDSTQDPQARPAEGVRYMLGDIELDAQTGAELEGKRVYVVQPPDGRYHDNLWDIAERNLGEGRSYPEIYDLNVGRLQPDGRSLELARLIQPGWLLVMPESAESVDRVVAVPVTNPAPPPPAPQEPAPTAQEQGAAHALMTQDIAPAQVPAVGSLLAASLVAMLARRRRQWLVPTISEEAAEVERLLRVGADEQRCRRLDAVLRSLSEMPEQPRPYAVAISDAACYLRLSRPIPVAPHPWQVQDEGLTWALPAGREPSPSGAASPLPGLVTIGRDAAGTDILIDLASADGEVCVTGDPTMAAEVVGALALELCTNPWSDQATVAGAGLPPALHRMTAGRLQDPASLAASPAQPSPADAVLTGPRAQAATTFMLVAGQDVLPPLPPGRSTALVRTGTGRDSRWRIEIDASGTAHIDPLGITVRATRATESELAALEEIFAVEVPVDSSRPPIPDPPQPPVVAAALRAAPVRIQILGQTLVEAGGTVDRARRSILTEAAICVALHPEGIRPDALGAMLWPLGVTGDVVSSLIERLRDWLGHDADGSPHVRQDSQGRLWMGPGVVMDWDVLRSLLQLSRFCPPDREIELLKEALRLVRGPVGRDVPEGQYSWLARVRTAHQADILVVDAAHRIVELTGETDPDGAAAAVDAGLQMVELNQELWRDRLRLAARRGRGELERDVQSLLDASGLDDLMLLDPATAALVEDLAPGISVRRIPA
- a CDS encoding FtsK/SpoIIIE domain-containing protein, whose translation is MQLLISVVRSGEPEARPQDLIVAAQSDSTVGDLAAVLANRLPAPVESGALRLVVEGGERLQEEACDLWVGSTLLDPQAPLGGGPVHDGMLLGLGGALADDVEPGGVVELRVVSGRGAGAVHRLSLGRYTLGGPGCDIALEGVEEMVASLAVQAGGQVLITAREEVAQRMAEPPHPRRRPLPGPLVLATEAGQEEAEPPKRRKKRRRDIQEDEAPHLEGREELDPAAHRHLVELERRPLEEETLWEAGAVLTVGECLLTVGAVPGIDAVMTPTPGATTIDFNRPPRLARPVRRTEFSLPRKPQPPRKPPIPFALMISPMVMGLGMYLMTRRVFSLMFMVLSPIMMIANQVQGRSSSKKTYRDQMKTYEEQREATENAAFVALTEERRLRRLDSPDPAEVMLRATGPRADLWERRPRDPDWLELRVGTADLASDVVLEDPERPRHEEKLRWTAPDVPVTLQLAALGVVGIAGAQRDLVSIWMAAQAAALHSPAELEMVLIMDPGQEEAARERWAWARWLPHLRNPEGMGARARIGADDESVMRRINELADLVEARSDKDGGRGAGGNQILVVLDGAHALRQRPGMIRVLRDGPAVGIRVICIDAERTSLPEECRAVVSTGPGLPSVSQTDVDEVEHVLLDQVPAGWCERVARALAPVHDVSASGAEGAIPSSSRLLDVLPMPEPEAQTVLRAWERVSRTTKALVGEDAEGEFWLDVRADGPHALVAGTTGSGKSELLQTIIASLCVGNTPESMTFVLVDYKGGAAFKDCARLPHTVGMVTDLDGHLTSRALESLGAELRRREHQLADADAKDIEDYVASMQPGDEPMPRLMIIIDEFAALVAELPDFVTGLVDIARRGRSLGVHLVLATQRPAGVVSAEIKSNTNLRIALRVTDEGDSQDVIEHSASAHIPPSLPGRAYARLGHASLRQFQSSRVGGRPRGATPRAELRAAELTLGELSRPEAAGPVLEEDATIPTDLATLVNAMGSAFASLGRPKPHSPWLPPLPEMVTLGELERLADEGTGRVPAPVEEVEGDGAAAEAGGVGEAGGADSGDPVAEAVPEAPEALEPLDDPRRSGFLPPLLLGLEDLPREQDQRPMSWDYTRAGHLGVAGGPRSGRSSLLRAIAVAVARTTSAAEVHIYGIDAGTGALLPCVSLPHVGAVVTRDQPERVRRLLALLGSEVSRRQQYLAANGFASLAEQRLAAGPEEAMSYLVLLIDRWDSFTATFESVDGGALLEGVETLMREGPAVGLRVVVAGDRTVFRGRFGMMLEDRLALKLPAAEDYEVIGMRAREVPVTMPVGRAFRTGTWPREVQLAMLTEQAAGTAQVAAIHEAGRESTARWGEIPRAQRPGRVDELPVTLSTREALDMGPELPPGAFSLAVGGDDLGLIPMAMDDIGNGVLVAGPRRSGRSTALAFGAQTALANGLSVALVLPRRSPLEALSAHPGVVGVLGLESTAADLEDLLRTNGPETLVVVDDYDLVGNDHVMCAVMEKHLRDCRDAHGGMLLSSGVEEAMAMYGGLMVRVKRARTGLVLAPRSSDDGTLLSARLPRSVGGPVPKGRGVMITTSGWQWVQVPRLD
- a CDS encoding DUF6571 family protein; this translates as MVYDAPASLIKDLSYHPTQAYDFFIEDAERAKYWVTERKYNDDFAAISQALETASTSYNVVKNHPRGAAEIAALAVNGLGGRRDFGYVDNPHLTKDTVEGVAAAGALAHILKTYIQGMNYSIFDNEDTGNLRKVSEDHDVNNNPLGIMPRFDVDRLSEVLNIVGRDGGAFLKLREAQNSYQEKMIHKDMTNPEFNDASQRLAKTEGFVASSIGTGQIKDAQAHDAYVKAWVDLAGAPVSELTGLASKYAGPAAPVAGWASDKMIDDLKSRAEKKWADSTAATTADMEKQANIAMQQFTRSLLLSADADGLNGYQKGVESLGSSNESAVQNPDGTYRLMTRAEYNDLVERARTDSAAAETLDKVNSDLLDVAGNNAGFLPAGATRGDVEGSFKDPFSKYY